In Methanonatronarchaeum sp. AMET-Sl, one genomic interval encodes:
- a CDS encoding AAA family ATPase — MSGKDNLAWSSLELQTKINEDTETLHNHTGLLNPKDRYNKLLEYISNNYTNIQKETPNLTNHQYQDLRIYREILKNRSSRYVGQALQTHNIPVIKRIAGKPPEGNDLSGLRTLQLLENRLRQEIYICYIAGNMGSGKTDFAILLAELYHTWLNGKVASNIKSFKEKDRYCSGIQELEKWLKSDKQEGQKQSNKLFIFDEASSHASGYSKDSTKVERQFSTLLKKFRKYRASLIIIGHTGKDVHPDIRRLLNDYILKVGRKEAIFYRSVTDAKGQGQRFKLQGIPKTNYTFNTYENTKWKWRNPEINERLEPEFMPEIKRAKEVVQQIQEKGIDEYVNRYKKNYHPGMEEGTIKSFRKNKIIKDYKINKKVYKFVQEDLRDIYGVNS, encoded by the coding sequence ATGTCGGGCAAGGATAATTTAGCTTGGAGCAGCCTGGAGCTTCAAACTAAAATCAATGAGGACACAGAAACCTTACATAACCACACCGGTCTACTCAACCCAAAAGACCGATACAACAAACTACTCGAATACATATCCAACAACTATACCAACATACAAAAAGAAACACCAAACCTAACCAACCACCAATACCAAGACCTACGGATCTACCGAGAAATACTAAAAAACCGATCCAGCAGGTATGTAGGCCAGGCATTACAAACCCACAACATCCCAGTAATAAAACGCATCGCCGGTAAACCTCCAGAAGGTAATGACCTCAGCGGATTACGAACCCTACAACTACTTGAAAATAGGTTGCGGCAGGAAATTTATATTTGTTATATTGCAGGGAATATGGGGAGTGGAAAAACAGATTTCGCCATCCTATTGGCCGAACTATACCACACATGGCTAAACGGAAAAGTAGCCAGCAACATCAAATCATTCAAAGAAAAAGATAGGTATTGTAGTGGGATACAGGAACTGGAGAAATGGCTAAAATCAGACAAACAAGAAGGACAAAAACAAAGCAATAAACTATTCATCTTCGACGAAGCAAGTAGCCATGCCAGTGGATATTCAAAAGATAGCACAAAAGTGGAAAGACAGTTCTCAACCCTACTAAAAAAATTCAGGAAATACCGAGCATCCCTCATAATAATAGGCCACACAGGCAAAGACGTACACCCAGATATCCGGCGTTTACTGAATGATTATATTTTGAAGGTAGGGCGAAAGGAAGCAATCTTCTACAGATCAGTAACTGACGCAAAAGGACAGGGACAACGATTCAAATTACAGGGAATCCCCAAAACAAACTACACATTCAACACCTATGAAAACACAAAATGGAAATGGAGAAATCCAGAGATTAATGAAAGATTGGAGCCAGAGTTCATGCCGGAAATCAAGAGAGCCAAAGAAGTAGTACAACAAATCCAGGAAAAAGGAATTGATGAATACGTAAACAGATATAAAAAGAACTACCACCCAGGCATGGAAGAAGGAACTATCAAAAGCTTCAGAAAAAACAAAATAATAAAAGACTACAAAATCAACAAAAAAGTCTATAAATTTGTCCAAGAAGACTTAAGAGACATCTACGGAGTTAACAGCTAA
- the cas6 gene encoding CRISPR system precrRNA processing endoribonuclease RAMP protein Cas6, with translation MKKIEISCSPLDKLEVPNSDGYLLYSTLLSKISEKSSEVSTRIHDSNFSSISVSSLNGIFHQSSRRYHKVLKPSEDYTFKVGVTDPKEEEIFKALIEPLIFGDGLIEFDNGSLEVKEISSNETSFEDLFTKAVGFEKPEFSFEFTSPTCIKFKNSSITEMFPQRVSVFNSIKCKWNKVAPDKYALGLSREDIGSNLIEKPQPKSYRTHSVVVNRVFDENKKHKRPIIRQGFTGKCTYSIFKEASKDIKNALTLLAMFSEYSGVGSAVSRGCGSVITEIQEVN, from the coding sequence ATGAAAAAGATTGAAATTTCTTGTAGTCCTCTTGATAAATTAGAAGTTCCAAACAGTGATGGTTATTTACTCTATTCAACTCTGCTTTCTAAAATCAGTGAAAAATCAAGTGAGGTTAGTACCCGAATTCATGATTCTAACTTTTCCTCAATCTCTGTTTCAAGTTTAAATGGTATATTTCATCAATCTAGTAGACGATATCATAAGGTTTTGAAGCCTTCTGAGGACTACACTTTTAAGGTAGGTGTGACAGACCCTAAAGAAGAAGAGATATTTAAGGCTTTAATTGAACCTTTGATCTTTGGAGATGGCTTAATTGAGTTTGATAATGGAAGTTTAGAGGTGAAAGAGATTAGTAGTAATGAAACAAGTTTTGAAGATTTATTTACTAAGGCTGTTGGTTTTGAAAAGCCTGAATTTAGTTTTGAATTTACTTCACCCACTTGCATTAAATTTAAAAATTCATCAATAACTGAAATGTTTCCTCAAAGAGTTAGCGTATTTAATTCTATAAAATGTAAATGGAATAAGGTTGCTCCTGACAAATACGCTTTAGGTTTATCTAGAGAGGATATTGGTTCGAATTTAATAGAGAAACCTCAACCAAAATCATATAGAACTCATAGTGTTGTTGTGAATAGGGTTTTTGATGAGAATAAAAAACATAAACGCCCTATAATCAGGCAAGGTTTCACTGGCAAATGTACTTATTCAATCTTTAAAGAAGCTTCTAAAGACATTAAAAATGCCTTAACTTTGTTAGCAATGTTTTCAGAATACTCAGGTGTGGGTAGTGCAGTTTCAAGAGGATGTGGTAGTGTTATAACTGAAATACAGGAGGTTAATTGA
- the cas10d gene encoding type I-D CRISPR-associated protein Cas10d/Csc3 has product MVNPLREGVLEGEKEIEQISDEKSVLLEFYNDIDPLLREEDWGYLSAKSVEFGKIDQSLLNHIRNGVSFLSQFKNVLNKIGISFDHIDLRRTVSLFIIHDLHKLEKKGWENEFDIDKKTVERFVKDLKLDDFSDLSFEDYYSCVKASHRSSNSKSGRLTPEYSRLAPLVRLADAIASSPSPEEAVSERNQNVLKEKFDNLKLSFHKLEEVKGISTNILNRGIADYLMDREYYILTIYDNGCLYIKEKNTEGIDFDEEVFNGIYDNFVESLRDSHENLKDPSKLSESISGGRLGHYNASSEYYFYSGIENIIKGFCFKGFSDANSDNDLTDSMISDIELAEKITGIDIDKSDRTIIGFARIVASIYKQILSLENDLEMGLKILGEIFNAEKSTKKLIKANENQKKKLAKGGKWIYSIPIAQEFLESKINGKKASNVESGPVSEYIAREVLSKIDKEKVEAKLIGDFEKEIKSFISDVVILDNTKFDFETPDIFDEYVSKRTSKLCSICNRSTFGNKGDMESKKYEHGLKAGFSNYVDLGASKPENLLLCKPCQVEFGLRNIETNNQQEYRIFYHFIPDYFYTPATWSIAENIVQLVGNGRLQVLSIANTVISEEFNKDIEEDFENLAGDESGLNILESTIGEFKNNYGTQILEYHRNSSQRNPLNDTSVHFLGIFTGLVAAQLSGSRVVVTEKPINPYPSTSFKEFAKIDCGKNQVLKITGTTVPLSEMEDRLKTLSSIIRIGYSIEMKDSLFAQHLRTCRNSDLPGSYLLKKILRNTDDGSSIIGNYLNDANIIDLNFGDSMTKNKLDKLSELGFRIAIPKTYKPYAVERPFRESVKAITKVGVDDLGEQDYKNLVAGKLRKGLERGSQTFSKPKEELETEKGWGERIDEFAEYFVEEIFYGICDGNPGKLKRKSNNLADAYYSGVLKRKNQI; this is encoded by the coding sequence ATGGTTAATCCACTTAGAGAAGGTGTATTAGAGGGTGAAAAGGAGATTGAGCAGATATCAGATGAAAAATCAGTTCTTTTAGAGTTTTATAATGATATTGATCCCTTGTTAAGAGAGGAAGATTGGGGGTACTTATCAGCTAAATCTGTTGAATTTGGGAAGATCGATCAATCTTTATTGAACCATATTAGGAATGGAGTTTCTTTTTTATCCCAATTTAAAAATGTTCTCAATAAAATTGGAATTAGTTTTGATCATATAGACCTTAGAAGAACTGTCTCTTTATTTATAATACATGATTTACATAAGCTAGAGAAAAAAGGCTGGGAAAACGAATTTGATATTGATAAAAAAACGGTTGAAAGATTCGTTAAAGATTTAAAATTGGATGATTTCTCAGATTTGAGTTTTGAAGATTATTATTCATGCGTAAAAGCCTCGCATCGCTCAAGTAATTCTAAATCGGGGAGGTTGACACCTGAATATTCTAGGTTAGCTCCTTTAGTTCGTTTGGCAGATGCTATTGCTTCAAGCCCCTCTCCAGAAGAAGCTGTTAGTGAGAGAAACCAAAATGTATTAAAAGAAAAATTTGACAATTTGAAACTTAGTTTTCATAAATTAGAGGAAGTAAAAGGAATTTCAACTAATATCTTAAATCGTGGTATTGCCGATTATTTGATGGATAGAGAATATTATATTTTAACAATTTACGATAATGGATGCCTTTATATTAAAGAAAAAAATACTGAAGGTATTGATTTTGATGAAGAGGTTTTTAATGGGATTTACGATAATTTCGTTGAATCTCTGAGAGACTCGCATGAAAACCTAAAAGACCCCAGTAAATTATCAGAATCTATAAGTGGTGGCCGTCTCGGGCATTATAACGCTAGTTCTGAATATTATTTTTATTCTGGAATAGAAAACATAATCAAAGGTTTTTGTTTTAAAGGGTTTAGCGATGCGAATAGTGATAATGATTTGACTGATTCAATGATTTCTGATATAGAATTGGCTGAAAAGATTACTGGAATAGATATTGATAAAAGTGATAGAACTATCATCGGTTTTGCAAGAATTGTGGCTTCTATTTATAAACAGATTCTATCATTAGAAAATGACCTTGAGATGGGTTTAAAGATATTAGGTGAAATATTTAACGCAGAGAAATCTACTAAAAAATTAATAAAGGCTAATGAAAACCAGAAAAAAAAATTAGCAAAAGGTGGAAAGTGGATTTATTCTATACCTATAGCTCAAGAGTTTCTTGAATCAAAAATAAATGGAAAAAAAGCAAGTAATGTAGAGTCAGGACCAGTATCAGAATATATAGCAAGAGAAGTTCTTAGTAAAATCGATAAAGAAAAAGTTGAAGCAAAATTAATAGGTGACTTTGAAAAAGAAATAAAATCTTTTATCTCCGACGTAGTTATTTTAGATAACACTAAATTTGATTTTGAAACCCCAGATATTTTTGATGAGTATGTCTCAAAGAGAACTAGTAAATTATGTTCTATCTGTAATCGTTCAACCTTTGGAAATAAAGGGGATATGGAATCAAAGAAGTATGAACATGGCTTAAAAGCAGGTTTTAGTAATTACGTCGATTTAGGAGCATCAAAACCAGAAAACCTGCTTTTATGTAAACCATGCCAAGTTGAATTCGGATTAAGAAACATTGAAACTAACAATCAACAAGAGTATCGTATATTCTATCATTTTATCCCTGATTACTTTTATACCCCTGCAACATGGAGTATTGCCGAAAATATTGTTCAATTGGTGGGGAACGGTAGGTTACAGGTTTTAAGTATTGCAAATACAGTTATTTCAGAAGAATTTAATAAAGATATAGAAGAGGATTTTGAAAACCTGGCTGGAGATGAATCTGGCTTAAATATTCTTGAATCTACTATTGGAGAGTTTAAAAACAACTATGGAACTCAAATATTAGAATATCATAGAAATAGTTCTCAACGGAACCCATTAAATGATACTTCAGTTCACTTTTTAGGGATTTTTACTGGGTTAGTTGCAGCTCAACTTTCAGGTTCAAGAGTTGTTGTGACAGAGAAACCTATTAACCCTTATCCCTCAACTTCTTTTAAAGAATTTGCTAAGATTGATTGTGGGAAAAACCAGGTTTTAAAGATAACTGGAACTACGGTTCCACTTTCAGAGATGGAAGATAGGTTAAAAACCCTTTCTTCAATAATTAGAATCGGTTATTCTATCGAGATGAAGGATTCCTTATTTGCTCAACATCTCCGTACTTGTAGAAATAGTGATCTACCGGGTTCATACCTACTAAAGAAGATCCTAAGGAACACCGATGATGGATCCTCAATTATTGGAAACTATTTAAATGATGCAAATATTATTGATTTAAATTTCGGTGATAGTATGACTAAAAATAAACTGGATAAACTATCTGAACTGGGTTTTAGAATTGCAATACCTAAAACCTATAAACCATATGCAGTAGAGAGGCCCTTCCGAGAATCTGTTAAAGCTATTACTAAAGTAGGGGTTGACGATCTGGGTGAACAAGATTACAAAAATTTAGTAGCAGGAAAACTCCGTAAAGGGTTGGAAAGAGGTTCTCAGACCTTTTCTAAACCTAAAGAAGAACTTGAAACCGAAAAAGGATGGGGTGAAAGGATAGATGAATTTGCTGAATATTTCGTTGAAGAAATATTCTATGGTATTTGCGACGGCAATCCAGGGAAACTGAAGAGAAAATCCAATAATCTAGCAGATGCCTACTATTCAGGTGTATTAAAAAGAAAAAATCAGATTTAA
- the cas7d gene encoding type I-D CRISPR-associated protein Cas7/Csc2, whose protein sequence is MSLEELKNRTVEELTNKPENNYVSILVLRELESNAVFTTNGVDADIGTISIEEEEYNPVLMFMRKQSGSDRRYGKSMQRELLNDVECTMNVNEMCQKCPECVLFGSAASEGDYDISITSRVLYDTAYSLRDSNVVVEEKFQNAPGDSYSKEATSGIREPDFVLPGTMFPSVITLKDATPEEVAFVLSITLKNKRYGATSSRQGRTKNHILGIYQGNEEPASNLALTKRTINKLGNIDEIVKEDTIPVDKAKKAVKKSFDEILEEENIDMEELENKKEILKDVRENIEEYLKNQQKASKTFIENQVS, encoded by the coding sequence ATGTCTTTAGAAGAACTTAAAAATAGAACAGTAGAAGAACTGACCAATAAGCCAGAAAACAACTATGTCTCAATTTTAGTGCTGAGAGAGCTTGAAAGTAATGCTGTGTTCACTACAAACGGAGTAGATGCTGATATTGGAACAATCTCTATTGAAGAAGAAGAGTACAACCCAGTTCTGATGTTTATGCGTAAACAAAGCGGCAGTGACAGAAGATATGGAAAATCTATGCAAAGAGAACTGCTAAATGATGTTGAATGCACAATGAACGTTAATGAAATGTGTCAAAAATGTCCAGAATGCGTTTTATTCGGTTCCGCCGCCTCAGAAGGAGATTACGACATATCTATAACATCTAGAGTGCTTTATGACACCGCATACAGCCTTAGAGATTCAAATGTGGTTGTTGAAGAAAAATTCCAAAATGCACCAGGAGATAGCTATTCTAAAGAAGCAACTTCAGGTATTAGAGAACCAGATTTCGTTCTTCCTGGAACAATGTTCCCCTCTGTTATAACACTTAAAGACGCTACTCCAGAAGAAGTAGCATTCGTTCTCTCAATTACGCTAAAGAATAAAAGATACGGGGCAACTTCAAGCAGACAAGGAAGAACTAAAAACCATATCTTAGGGATATATCAAGGTAATGAAGAACCAGCATCCAATCTCGCCTTAACTAAAAGAACTATCAATAAACTAGGAAACATCGATGAGATCGTCAAAGAAGATACAATTCCAGTGGATAAAGCTAAAAAAGCCGTTAAAAAATCTTTTGATGAAATATTAGAAGAAGAAAACATAGATATGGAAGAATTGGAAAATAAAAAAGAGATACTAAAAGATGTAAGAGAAAACATCGAAGAGTACTTAAAAAACCAACAAAAAGCCTCTAAAACCTTTATTGAAAATCAGGTGAGTTAA